The following are encoded in a window of Cinclus cinclus chromosome 32, bCinCin1.1, whole genome shotgun sequence genomic DNA:
- the SMARCA4 gene encoding transcription activator BRG1 isoform X3, translating to MATPEPPLGGTPRPGPSPGPGPSPGSMLGPSPGPSPGSGHSGHSGHALPAPGYAPDTIHPLHKPLDPMHEKGMSEDPRYGQMKGMGMRPGGHAGMGPPPSPMDQHSQGYPSPLGGSEHASSPVPSNGPSSSSAGGSGTALDGSGSDSPALGRGPSPFNAAQLHQLRAQIMAYKLLARGQPLPEHLQVAVQGKRPLPGMQPQIPALPPPAGATQGPGQAPGAGPAPPGYSRPHGIGGPNMPPPGPSGVPPGMPGQPPGGPPKPWPEGPLSAAAPGGAPQKLLPPPPAGRPSPVPPAVPPASPGPPPPSPGQPAPPALPIHPKQNRITPIQKPRGLDPVEILQEREYRLQARIAHRIQELENLPGSLAGDLRTKATIELKALRLLNFQRQLRQEVVVCMRRDTALETALNAKAYKRSKRQSLREARITEKLEKQQKIEQERKRRQKHQEYLNSILQHAKDFKEYHRSVSGKIQKLTKAVATYHANTEREQKKENERIEKERMRRLMAEDEEGYRKLIDQKKDKRLAYLLQQTDEYVANLTELVRQHKAAQVAKEKKKKKKKKAENAEGQAPAIGPDGEPLDETSQMSDLPVKVIHVESGKILTGTDAPKAGQLEAWLEMNPGYEVAPRSDSEESGSEEEEEEEEEEQPQPAQPALPVEEKKKIPDPDSDDVSEVDARHIIENAKQDVDDEYGVSQALARGLQSYYAVAHAVTERVDKQSALMVNGVLKQYQIKGLEWLVSLYNNNLNGILADEMGLGKTIQTIALITYLMEHKRINGPFLIIVPLSTLSNWAYEFDKWAPSVVKVSYKGSPAARRAFVPQLRSGKFNVLLTTYEYIIKDKHILAKIRWKYMIVDEGHRMKNHHCKLTQVLNTHYVAPRRLLLTGTPLQNKLPELWALLNFLLPTIFKSCSTFEQWFNAPFAMTGEKVDLNEEETILIIRRLHKVLRPFLLRRLKKEVEAQLPEKVEYVIKCDMSALQRVLYRHMQAKGVLLTDGSEKDKKGKGGTKTLMNTIMQLRKICNHPYMFQHIEESFSEHLGFTGGIVQGLDLYRASGKFELLDRILPKLRATNHKVLLFCQMTSLMTIMEDYFAYRGFKYLRLDGTTKAEDRGMLLKTFNEPGSEYFIFLLSTRAGGLGLNLQSADTVIIFDSDWNPHQDLQAQDRAHRIGQQNEVRVLRLCTVNSVEEKILAAAKYKLNVDQKVIQAGMFDQKSSSHERRAFLQAILEHEEQDESRQSAGSGSFPHAASSLCLGAESEEAPLKEEDEVPDDETVNQMIARHEEEFDLFMRMDLDRRREEARNPKRKPRLMEEDELPSWILKDDAEVERLTCEEEEEKMFGRGSRHRKEVDYSDSLTEKQWLKAIEEGTLEEIEEEVRQKKSSRKRKREPEGPAGPPPSARSRDKDEESRKQKKRGRPPAEKLSPNPPPLTRKMRKIVDAVIKYKDSSSGRQLSEVFIQLPSRKELPEYYELIRKPVDFKKIKERIRNHKYRSLNDLEKDVMLLCQNAQTFNLEGSLIYEDSIVLQSVFTSVRQKVEKEEESDGEESEEEEEGEEEGSESEGSGFPPARSVKVKIRLGRKEKVPERGKGRRRGGRGGRPKPLLSDDESEDEQEEVRESGNGTRSW from the exons ATGGCAACTCCGGAGCCTCCGCTGGGAGGGaccccccggcccggcccctctCCCGGTCCTGGCCCTTCCCCAGGGTCCATGCTGGGCCCCTCTCCCGGCCCTTCACCCGGGTCTGGACACTCGGGACACTCGGGCCACGCACTCCCGGCACCGGGATATGCCCCGGACACCATCCACCCGCTGCACAAG ccccttgatCCAATGCACGAGAAGGGAATGTCAGAGGATCCGCGCTACGGGCAGATGAAGGGAATGGGAATGCGGCCAGGGGGGCATGCGGGAATGggccccccccccagccccatggATCAGCATTCCCAAG GTTATCCATCCCCTCTGGGCGGCTCAGAGCATGCCTCCAGCCCAGTGCCATCCAACGgcccctccagcagctccgCAGGTGGCTCTGGCACGGCGCTGGACGGCTCCGGCTCAGACTCGCCAGCACTGGGCCGGGGTCCATCCCCGTTCAACGCGGCACAGCTGCACCAGCTCCGTGCCCAGATCATGGCCTACAAGCTGCTGGCACGGGGACAGCCGCTCCCAGAGCACCTCCAGGTCGCCGTCCAGGGAAAGCGGCCCCTGCCTGGGATGCAGCCGCAGATTCCTGCTCTACCTCCGCCCGCCGGCGCCACGCAGGGCCCGGGACAAGCGCCCGGAGCAGGGCCGGCACCACCCGGGTACTCCAGACCTCAtg gaatAGGAGGGCCCAACATGCCCCCTCCTGGACCCTCAGGAGTTCCCCCTGGCATGCCAGGACAGCCCCCTGGGGGCCCCCCCAAGCCCTGGCCAGAAG GGCCGCTCTcggcagcagcaccaggtgGGGCCCCTCAGAAGCTGCTGCCACCTCCCCCTGCGGGCCGCCCCTCTCCTGTGCCCCCGGCTGTGCCTCCGGCATCCCCTGGACCCCCCCCACCCTCGCCGGGGCAGCCGGCGCCACCCGCACTCCCGATCCATCCCAAGCAGAACCGGATCACCCCCATCCAGAAGCCCCGTGGCCTCGACCCTGTGGAGATCCTGCAGGAACGCGAGTACAG ACTCCAAGCCCGCATCGCCCACCGCATCCAAGAGCTGGAAAACCTTCCTGGTTCCTTGGCTGGAGACCTGCGGACCAAAGCAACCATCGAGCTCAAGGCTCTGCGGCTGCTCAACTTCCAGCGCCAG CTGCGGCAGGAGGTGGTGGTGTGCATGAGGCGGGACACGGCGCTGGAGACGGCGCTCAATGCCAAGGCCTACAAGCGCAGCAAGCGTCAGTCATTACGTGAGGCCCGGATCACGGAGaagctggagaagcagcagaagatcGAGCAGGAGCGGAAGCGCCGGCAGAAGCATCAG GAATACCTCAACAGCATCCTGCAGCATGCCAAGGACTTCAAGGAATACCACCGTAGCGTGAGTGGGAAGATCCAGAAGCTGACCAAGGCAGTGGCCACGTACCACGCCAACACTGAGCGTGAACAGAAGAAGGAGAACGAGCGCATCGAGAAGGAGCGGATGCGCCGGCTCATG GCAGAGGATGAGGAAGGCTACCGGAAGCTCATTGACCAGAAGAAGGACAAGCGCCTGGCCTACCTGCTGCAGCAGACAGATGAGTACGTGGCAAATCTCACAGAGCTCGTGCGGCAGCACAAGGCAgcccaggtggccaaggagaagaagaagaagaagaagaagaag GCAGAGAATGCTGAAGGACAGGCTCCAGCCATCGGCCCCGATGGGGAG CCACTGGACGAGACGAGCCAGATGAGCGACCTCCCGGTGAAGGTGATCCATGTGGAGAGTGGGAAGATCCTCACTGGCACTGATGCGCCCAAGGCTGGGCAGCTCGAGGCCTGGCTGGAAATGAACCCTGG GTACGAGGTTGCTCCACGCTCTGACAGCGAGGAGAGCGGctccgaggaggaggaggag gaggaggaagaggagcagccacagccagcacagccagcgCTGCCTgtggaggagaagaagaagattCCAGATCCGGACAGTGACGATGTCTCGGAGGTGGATGCCCGACACATCATCGA GAACGCGAAGCAGGATGTGGATGACGAGTATGGGGTGTCGCAGGCACTGGCACGAGGGCTCCAGTCCTACTACGCCGTGGCTCACGCCGTGACTGAGCGCGTGGACAAGCAGTCAGCCCTGATGGTCAATGGTGTCCTCAAGCAGTACCAG ATCAAAGGCCTGGAATGGCTTGTGTCCCTGTACAACAACAACCTCAATGGAATTCTGGCAGATGAGATGGGACTGGGGAAAACCATCCAGACCATCGCCCTCATCACGTACCTCATGGAGCATAAGCGGATCAATGGCCCCTTCCTCATTATCGTCCCACTCTC GACTTTGTCCAACTGGGCCTATGAGTTTGACAAATGGGCTCCTTCCGTGGTGAAGGTCTCCTACAAG GGCTCTCCGGCAGCACGACGCGCCTTCGTCCCTCAGCTCCGGAGTGGAAAATTCAACGTCCTGCTGACAACGTACGAGTACATCATCAAGGACAAACACATACTGGCCAAG ATCCGCTGGAAGTACATGATTGTGGATGAGGGGCACCGGATGAAGAACCACCACTGCAAACTGACACAGGTGCTCAATACCCACTACGTGGCCCCGCGGCGGCTGCTCCTCACTGGTACCCCACTCCAGAACAagctcccagagctctgggctctCCTCAACTTCCTGCTCCCAACCATCTTCAAGAGCTGCAGCACCTTTGAGCAGTGGTTCAACGCGCCATTTGCCATGACCGGGGAGAAG GTGGACCTGAACGAGGAGGAGACGATCCTCATTATCCGCCGCCTGCACAAGGTGCTCCGGCCCTTCCTGCTCCGGCGCCTCAAGAAGGAGGTGGAAGCTCAGCTCCCAGAAAAG GTTGAGTATGTGATCAAGTGCGACATGTCAGCGCTGCAGCGGGTCCTGTACCGGCACATGCAGGCCAAGGGTGTCCTCCTCACAGATGGCTCCGAGAAGGACAAGAAG GGCAAAGGTGGCACGAAGACGCTGATGAACACAATCATGCAGCTGCGCAAGATCTGCAACCACCCCTACATGTTCCAGCACATCGAG GAATCCTTCTCAGAGCACTTGGGGTTCACCGGTGGGATCGTGCAGGG GCTGGATTTATACCGTGCCTCCGGAAAGTTTGAGCTCCTGGACCGGATCCTGCCCAAGCTCCGGGCCACCAACCACAAGGTGCTGCTGTTCTGCCAGATGACCTCCCTGATGACCATCATGGAGGACTATTTTGCTTACCGTGGCTTCAAATACCTCAGGCTGGATG GGACCACGAAGGCGGAGGACCGCGGAATGTTGCTGAAGACGTTCAATGAGCCAGGCTCTGAGTATTTCATCTTCCTGCTGAGCACACGGGCTGGGGGGCTGGGCCTCAACCTCCAGTCAGCTGACACAGTCATCATCTTTGACAGCGACTGGAACCCACACCAG GACCTGCAGGCCCAGGACCGGGCCCACCGCATCGGGCAGCAGAACGAGGTCCGCGTGCTCCGGCTTTGCACCGTCAACAGCGTGGAGGAGAAGATCCTGGCAGCTGCCAAGTACAAGCTCAACGTGGACCAGAAGGTGATCCAGGCCGGAATGTTTGACCAGAAATCCTCCAGCCACGAGCGCCGGGCATTCCTTCAGGCCATCCTGGAGCACGAGGAGCAGGATGAG AGCAGACAGAGCGCGGGCAGTGGCAGCTTCCCCCACGCTGCCTCCTCCCTGTGCCTGGGCGCTGAGTCGGAGGAAGCACCTCTAAAG GAAGAAGACGAGGTGCCCGATGATGAGACCGTGAATCAGATGATCGCCCGGCACGAGGAGGAGTTCGATCTGTTCatg cgcatGGACCTGGACCGGCGGCGGGAGGAAGCGCGGAATCCCAAGCGGAAGCCGCGGCTGATGGAGGAGGACGAGCTCCCATCCTGGATCCTGAAGGATGATGCTGAGGTGGAGCGGCTCAcctgtgaggaagaggaggagaagatgTTTGGCCGCGGCTCCCGGCACCGCAAGGAAGTGGATTACAGTGATTCTCTCACAGAAAAACAATGGCTTAAG GCCATCGAGGAGGGGACGCTGGAGGAGATCGAGGAGGAAGTCCGGCAGAAGAAATCCTCGCGGAAGCGGAAGCGGGAGCCCGAGGGTCCCGCAGGGCCCCCCCCAAGTGCCCGGAGCCGGGACAAGGATGAGGAGAGCAGGAAGCAGAAGAAGCGAGGACGGCCCCCAGCTGAAAAACTGTCTCCAAATCCTCCCCCCCTCACCCGGAAAATGCGTAAAATTGTGGATGCCGTCATCAAGTACAAGGACAG CAGCAGCGGGCGACAGCTGAGCGAGGTTTTCATCCAGCTCCCGTCCCGCAAGGAGCTGCCGGAATACTACGAGCTCATCCGGAAACCTGTGGACTTCAAGAAGATCAAG GAGCGGATCCGAAACCACAAGTACCGGAGTCTCAACGACCTGGAGAAGGATgtgatgctgctgtgccagaaTGCCCAGACCTTCAACCTGGAAGGGTCCCTG ATCTATGAGGATTCCATCGTGCTCCAGTCTGTGTTCACCAGTGTCCGGCAGAAggtggaaaaggaggaggaaagcgATGGAGAGGAGAGcgaggaggaagaagagggagaggaggaaggatcTGAGTCTGAgg GGTCTGGATTCCCCCCAGCTCGCTCAGTGAAGGTGAAGATCCGTCTGGGCCGAAAGGAGAAGGTTCCGGAGCGTGGGAAGGGCCGGCgccggggggggcgggggggacgCCCCAAACCCCTCCTGAGCGACGATGAGAGCGAGGATGAGCAGGAGGAGGTGAGAGAATCTGGGAATGGCACCAGATCCTGGTAA
- the SMARCA4 gene encoding transcription activator BRG1 isoform X8, which produces MATPEPPLGGTPRPGPSPGPGPSPGSMLGPSPGPSPGSGHSGHSGHALPAPGYAPDTIHPLHKPLDPMHEKGMSEDPRYGQMKGMGMRPGGHAGMGPPPSPMDQHSQGYPSPLGGSEHASSPVPSNGPSSSSAGGSGTALDGSGSDSPALGRGPSPFNAAQLHQLRAQIMAYKLLARGQPLPEHLQVAVQGKRPLPGMQPQIPALPPPAGATQGPGQAPGAGPAPPGYSRPHGIGGPNMPPPGPSGVPPGMPGQPPGGPPKPWPEGPLSAAAPGGAPQKLLPPPPAGRPSPVPPAVPPASPGPPPPSPGQPAPPALPIHPKQNRITPIQKPRGLDPVEILQEREYRLQARIAHRIQELENLPGSLAGDLRTKATIELKALRLLNFQRQLRQEVVVCMRRDTALETALNAKAYKRSKRQSLREARITEKLEKQQKIEQERKRRQKHQEYLNSILQHAKDFKEYHRSVSGKIQKLTKAVATYHANTEREQKKENERIEKERMRRLMAEDEEGYRKLIDQKKDKRLAYLLQQTDEYVANLTELVRQHKAAQVAKEKKKKKKKKKAENAEGQAPAIGPDGEPLDETSQMSDLPVKVIHVESGKILTGTDAPKAGQLEAWLEMNPGYEVAPRSDSEESGSEEEEEEEEEEQPQPAQPALPVEEKKKIPDPDSDDVSEVDARHIIENAKQDVDDEYGVSQALARGLQSYYAVAHAVTERVDKQSALMVNGVLKQYQIKGLEWLVSLYNNNLNGILADEMGLGKTIQTIALITYLMEHKRINGPFLIIVPLSTLSNWAYEFDKWAPSVVKVSYKGSPAARRAFVPQLRSGKFNVLLTTYEYIIKDKHILAKIRWKYMIVDEGHRMKNHHCKLTQVLNTHYVAPRRLLLTGTPLQNKLPELWALLNFLLPTIFKSCSTFEQWFNAPFAMTGEKVDLNEEETILIIRRLHKVLRPFLLRRLKKEVEAQLPEKVEYVIKCDMSALQRVLYRHMQAKGVLLTDGSEKDKKGKGGTKTLMNTIMQLRKICNHPYMFQHIEESFSEHLGFTGGIVQGLDLYRASGKFELLDRILPKLRATNHKVLLFCQMTSLMTIMEDYFAYRGFKYLRLDGTTKAEDRGMLLKTFNEPGSEYFIFLLSTRAGGLGLNLQSADTVIIFDSDWNPHQDLQAQDRAHRIGQQNEVRVLRLCTVNSVEEKILAAAKYKLNVDQKVIQAGMFDQKSSSHERRAFLQAILEHEEQDEEEDEVPDDETVNQMIARHEEEFDLFMRMDLDRRREEARNPKRKPRLMEEDELPSWILKDDAEVERLTCEEEEEKMFGRGSRHRKEVDYSDSLTEKQWLKAIEEGTLEEIEEEVRQKKSSRKRKREPEGPAGPPPSARSRDKDEESRKQKKRGRPPAEKLSPNPPPLTRKMRKIVDAVIKYKDSSGRQLSEVFIQLPSRKELPEYYELIRKPVDFKKIKERIRNHKYRSLNDLEKDVMLLCQNAQTFNLEGSLIYEDSIVLQSVFTSVRQKVEKEEESDGEESEEEEEGEEEGSESEARSVKVKIRLGRKEKVPERGKGRRRGGRGGRPKPLLSDDESEDEQEEVRESGNGTRSW; this is translated from the exons ATGGCAACTCCGGAGCCTCCGCTGGGAGGGaccccccggcccggcccctctCCCGGTCCTGGCCCTTCCCCAGGGTCCATGCTGGGCCCCTCTCCCGGCCCTTCACCCGGGTCTGGACACTCGGGACACTCGGGCCACGCACTCCCGGCACCGGGATATGCCCCGGACACCATCCACCCGCTGCACAAG ccccttgatCCAATGCACGAGAAGGGAATGTCAGAGGATCCGCGCTACGGGCAGATGAAGGGAATGGGAATGCGGCCAGGGGGGCATGCGGGAATGggccccccccccagccccatggATCAGCATTCCCAAG GTTATCCATCCCCTCTGGGCGGCTCAGAGCATGCCTCCAGCCCAGTGCCATCCAACGgcccctccagcagctccgCAGGTGGCTCTGGCACGGCGCTGGACGGCTCCGGCTCAGACTCGCCAGCACTGGGCCGGGGTCCATCCCCGTTCAACGCGGCACAGCTGCACCAGCTCCGTGCCCAGATCATGGCCTACAAGCTGCTGGCACGGGGACAGCCGCTCCCAGAGCACCTCCAGGTCGCCGTCCAGGGAAAGCGGCCCCTGCCTGGGATGCAGCCGCAGATTCCTGCTCTACCTCCGCCCGCCGGCGCCACGCAGGGCCCGGGACAAGCGCCCGGAGCAGGGCCGGCACCACCCGGGTACTCCAGACCTCAtg gaatAGGAGGGCCCAACATGCCCCCTCCTGGACCCTCAGGAGTTCCCCCTGGCATGCCAGGACAGCCCCCTGGGGGCCCCCCCAAGCCCTGGCCAGAAG GGCCGCTCTcggcagcagcaccaggtgGGGCCCCTCAGAAGCTGCTGCCACCTCCCCCTGCGGGCCGCCCCTCTCCTGTGCCCCCGGCTGTGCCTCCGGCATCCCCTGGACCCCCCCCACCCTCGCCGGGGCAGCCGGCGCCACCCGCACTCCCGATCCATCCCAAGCAGAACCGGATCACCCCCATCCAGAAGCCCCGTGGCCTCGACCCTGTGGAGATCCTGCAGGAACGCGAGTACAG ACTCCAAGCCCGCATCGCCCACCGCATCCAAGAGCTGGAAAACCTTCCTGGTTCCTTGGCTGGAGACCTGCGGACCAAAGCAACCATCGAGCTCAAGGCTCTGCGGCTGCTCAACTTCCAGCGCCAG CTGCGGCAGGAGGTGGTGGTGTGCATGAGGCGGGACACGGCGCTGGAGACGGCGCTCAATGCCAAGGCCTACAAGCGCAGCAAGCGTCAGTCATTACGTGAGGCCCGGATCACGGAGaagctggagaagcagcagaagatcGAGCAGGAGCGGAAGCGCCGGCAGAAGCATCAG GAATACCTCAACAGCATCCTGCAGCATGCCAAGGACTTCAAGGAATACCACCGTAGCGTGAGTGGGAAGATCCAGAAGCTGACCAAGGCAGTGGCCACGTACCACGCCAACACTGAGCGTGAACAGAAGAAGGAGAACGAGCGCATCGAGAAGGAGCGGATGCGCCGGCTCATG GCAGAGGATGAGGAAGGCTACCGGAAGCTCATTGACCAGAAGAAGGACAAGCGCCTGGCCTACCTGCTGCAGCAGACAGATGAGTACGTGGCAAATCTCACAGAGCTCGTGCGGCAGCACAAGGCAgcccaggtggccaaggagaagaagaagaagaagaagaagaag AAGGCAGAGAATGCTGAAGGACAGGCTCCAGCCATCGGCCCCGATGGGGAG CCACTGGACGAGACGAGCCAGATGAGCGACCTCCCGGTGAAGGTGATCCATGTGGAGAGTGGGAAGATCCTCACTGGCACTGATGCGCCCAAGGCTGGGCAGCTCGAGGCCTGGCTGGAAATGAACCCTGG GTACGAGGTTGCTCCACGCTCTGACAGCGAGGAGAGCGGctccgaggaggaggaggag gaggaggaagaggagcagccacagccagcacagccagcgCTGCCTgtggaggagaagaagaagattCCAGATCCGGACAGTGACGATGTCTCGGAGGTGGATGCCCGACACATCATCGA GAACGCGAAGCAGGATGTGGATGACGAGTATGGGGTGTCGCAGGCACTGGCACGAGGGCTCCAGTCCTACTACGCCGTGGCTCACGCCGTGACTGAGCGCGTGGACAAGCAGTCAGCCCTGATGGTCAATGGTGTCCTCAAGCAGTACCAG ATCAAAGGCCTGGAATGGCTTGTGTCCCTGTACAACAACAACCTCAATGGAATTCTGGCAGATGAGATGGGACTGGGGAAAACCATCCAGACCATCGCCCTCATCACGTACCTCATGGAGCATAAGCGGATCAATGGCCCCTTCCTCATTATCGTCCCACTCTC GACTTTGTCCAACTGGGCCTATGAGTTTGACAAATGGGCTCCTTCCGTGGTGAAGGTCTCCTACAAG GGCTCTCCGGCAGCACGACGCGCCTTCGTCCCTCAGCTCCGGAGTGGAAAATTCAACGTCCTGCTGACAACGTACGAGTACATCATCAAGGACAAACACATACTGGCCAAG ATCCGCTGGAAGTACATGATTGTGGATGAGGGGCACCGGATGAAGAACCACCACTGCAAACTGACACAGGTGCTCAATACCCACTACGTGGCCCCGCGGCGGCTGCTCCTCACTGGTACCCCACTCCAGAACAagctcccagagctctgggctctCCTCAACTTCCTGCTCCCAACCATCTTCAAGAGCTGCAGCACCTTTGAGCAGTGGTTCAACGCGCCATTTGCCATGACCGGGGAGAAG GTGGACCTGAACGAGGAGGAGACGATCCTCATTATCCGCCGCCTGCACAAGGTGCTCCGGCCCTTCCTGCTCCGGCGCCTCAAGAAGGAGGTGGAAGCTCAGCTCCCAGAAAAG GTTGAGTATGTGATCAAGTGCGACATGTCAGCGCTGCAGCGGGTCCTGTACCGGCACATGCAGGCCAAGGGTGTCCTCCTCACAGATGGCTCCGAGAAGGACAAGAAG GGCAAAGGTGGCACGAAGACGCTGATGAACACAATCATGCAGCTGCGCAAGATCTGCAACCACCCCTACATGTTCCAGCACATCGAG GAATCCTTCTCAGAGCACTTGGGGTTCACCGGTGGGATCGTGCAGGG GCTGGATTTATACCGTGCCTCCGGAAAGTTTGAGCTCCTGGACCGGATCCTGCCCAAGCTCCGGGCCACCAACCACAAGGTGCTGCTGTTCTGCCAGATGACCTCCCTGATGACCATCATGGAGGACTATTTTGCTTACCGTGGCTTCAAATACCTCAGGCTGGATG GGACCACGAAGGCGGAGGACCGCGGAATGTTGCTGAAGACGTTCAATGAGCCAGGCTCTGAGTATTTCATCTTCCTGCTGAGCACACGGGCTGGGGGGCTGGGCCTCAACCTCCAGTCAGCTGACACAGTCATCATCTTTGACAGCGACTGGAACCCACACCAG GACCTGCAGGCCCAGGACCGGGCCCACCGCATCGGGCAGCAGAACGAGGTCCGCGTGCTCCGGCTTTGCACCGTCAACAGCGTGGAGGAGAAGATCCTGGCAGCTGCCAAGTACAAGCTCAACGTGGACCAGAAGGTGATCCAGGCCGGAATGTTTGACCAGAAATCCTCCAGCCACGAGCGCCGGGCATTCCTTCAGGCCATCCTGGAGCACGAGGAGCAGGATGAG GAAGAAGACGAGGTGCCCGATGATGAGACCGTGAATCAGATGATCGCCCGGCACGAGGAGGAGTTCGATCTGTTCatg cgcatGGACCTGGACCGGCGGCGGGAGGAAGCGCGGAATCCCAAGCGGAAGCCGCGGCTGATGGAGGAGGACGAGCTCCCATCCTGGATCCTGAAGGATGATGCTGAGGTGGAGCGGCTCAcctgtgaggaagaggaggagaagatgTTTGGCCGCGGCTCCCGGCACCGCAAGGAAGTGGATTACAGTGATTCTCTCACAGAAAAACAATGGCTTAAG GCCATCGAGGAGGGGACGCTGGAGGAGATCGAGGAGGAAGTCCGGCAGAAGAAATCCTCGCGGAAGCGGAAGCGGGAGCCCGAGGGTCCCGCAGGGCCCCCCCCAAGTGCCCGGAGCCGGGACAAGGATGAGGAGAGCAGGAAGCAGAAGAAGCGAGGACGGCCCCCAGCTGAAAAACTGTCTCCAAATCCTCCCCCCCTCACCCGGAAAATGCGTAAAATTGTGGATGCCGTCATCAAGTACAAGGACAG CAGCGGGCGACAGCTGAGCGAGGTTTTCATCCAGCTCCCGTCCCGCAAGGAGCTGCCGGAATACTACGAGCTCATCCGGAAACCTGTGGACTTCAAGAAGATCAAG GAGCGGATCCGAAACCACAAGTACCGGAGTCTCAACGACCTGGAGAAGGATgtgatgctgctgtgccagaaTGCCCAGACCTTCAACCTGGAAGGGTCCCTG ATCTATGAGGATTCCATCGTGCTCCAGTCTGTGTTCACCAGTGTCCGGCAGAAggtggaaaaggaggaggaaagcgATGGAGAGGAGAGcgaggaggaagaagagggagaggaggaaggatcTGAGTCTGAgg CTCGCTCAGTGAAGGTGAAGATCCGTCTGGGCCGAAAGGAGAAGGTTCCGGAGCGTGGGAAGGGCCGGCgccggggggggcgggggggacgCCCCAAACCCCTCCTGAGCGACGATGAGAGCGAGGATGAGCAGGAGGAGGTGAGAGAATCTGGGAATGGCACCAGATCCTGGTAA